ACTGGGAGAGGTCGATGCGGTGGTGGTGAGCCATCATGCCTTTGCCACGCAGGCAGCCTTCGCCACCGATGCGCCGGTGATCGCATACGTACACAGTCCAGCGCGCTGGGCCTGGGATCCCGCCTTTCGGGCGCAAGAGTCGGGTGGCGCGGCCGGCGCAGCCGTGCTCGCAGCACTGGCGCGAGTAGCGCGTCGGGGCGAGTTGAAAGCTGTGAGTCGGCTCGACCAGGTAGTCGCGAACTCGACCGAGGTTGCCGACCGGATTCAACGCTGGTGGGGTCGAGAAGCAGTGGTAGTGCATCCACCCGTGGACACCCATGGATTCACCCCTGATTTCTCGATCGAACGGGAGGATTTCTTTCTTCTCGCCGGCCGCTTGGTGCCTTACAAACGGCCAGACCTTGCGATAAGAGCCGCACGACAGGCGGGTAAGCGACTCGTCGTTGTGGGCGATGGCCGATGGATGGACCTCTGCAAGGAATTGGCCGCCGAGGACACGGTTTTTGTCGGGCGAGTCCCCCACGATCAACTACTGGATCTTTACCGGCGGGCGCGAGCCCTCCTGATGCCCGGGGTCGAGGACTTCGGCATCGTCCCGGTCGAGGCGATGGCAACCGGAACCCCCGTGATCGCTTTGGGCGAAGGCGGAGCACTCGACACAGTTCTCCCAGGCAAGTCCGGTGTTCTTGTGTCCCCTGGCCACGACACGAAGGTGATCAGCGGTCTTGCAGAAGCAATGGAGACATTCGAGCCAAACGACTTCGATGCGAAGATAATTCGCTCGTGGGCCGAAGGCTTCTCTCAGAAGGCCTTTGGAGAGAACATGACCAAAGTCGTTGACGACGTTCTCAGGAGCCGGTGATCACCAAGCGGTCGAACGTACCGAGAGCCGGACATGACTCCGACGGGTGTTCCAGTTGCCCGGGACCTCGGTAGAATGAATTTGGCTCGGTCGCGATATCGGGCGGCGTAGCTATCGGCCGGCACTGAGGTCGTCGAGCAGCCTGAGTGTCGCTTCGAGCCGCACCGTGCAACGCATGTTCGACACTGCAACCAGTAGCACCGCCTTCAATCACGTTCCCAATCTGAATACGCGGGTTCGATTCCCGTCATCGACTTCCTGGGGTGTTCACCCATCAATCGCTGTTGAGTTCACCTATTAGATCCTCAAATCCTTCCGATACACGATTTCTGTTTGATCAGGCGTCGTGAGGCCGATTTCGCCGGATCTTCGACGAGCACTGCGGGCTCTCGGAACCTCGGGAGAGACAACTGCGGTGATCTAGGCGTCTGCAGCCGAGATCGGCTAGCGGAATCCGTGGATTCCGCTGCCGGAGCAGGGGTAGTTATCGGTCGGGATCAGCGACCGTTGGCCGGCGTTGGGGCTTCGATGCGAAGCCGTGCCGACAACGCGGGGCAATGCGCTCCGGTTCCGGTCCCCCGACGAATCTTCCCTACGGATCGAGACTCTCACGCCGGTTATATCAGTCGCGGAGAAAGGGAATGTTCAACGCCGCGAGGGTGAACCCGATCAAGAGGGCGTAACCACGCAGCCCGAACCAGCGAAAGAAGCCGCAGTGCATCCTCATCCCATTGCTCTTCAGATCGGCAAACAGGCTTTCAATACCGACCCTGCGGAAATACGACGCCTTTCGCTCCAGGCCGCCATGCTGGTACGGCATCCGCAGATCCGGGTCATCCGAGTCCCACAGCGTGACTGTACGACGGCAACTACACGGCGTGCCGGGCCTGCATGCGGTGGTCGGCACGCTGATCGGAGCGCGCATCGAGATCGGATGTTGGGCAGCAGCTTCGGAATCCGCTCCCCAAACGCCTGCACTGCGGGCAGTCGGCTGGTTCTGCTTCTGTCCGACCCGTGTACAGCCAAACGAGGTGTATACGCGTTGCGGCCTAGATGATCTCGCGATTCCATGTCGTGACCGCCCAGATCACGAACACGTTGAGCGCGATGATCGTCGTCGCCCACCACGGGTAGTAGGGCAACCACAGGAAATTGACGAGAATCGACACACCGCAGATCACAAGAGCACCCACGCGAGACCAGATCGACCCGGTGAACAACGTAACGCCGACCACTGCGACGACGACACCGAGTACAAGATGGATCCATCCCCACACAGTGAGGTCGAATTGGTAGGCGTACTCGGGACCGACGACGAACACCTCGTCCTTCTTTATCGCGGAGATACCTTGTAAGAACTCGAGCACGCCGACGGTGACGAGAAGAACCGCCCCGCCCATCGTCGCTCCCTTTGCCACACGTTGCTGGACCATTATCTTCTCGGACATAGCCGCCCCTCGAGGTCTCACGTACAAATCGGTCGGGTGCCAGGGTCATACCACCTGGATACCCGCTGTTCGGTCCGCAAATCGCTCGGCGCGAATTCGACAACCTCATACGGCACTCGACCAAGAATTACCTTGTGAATAGCCGATCGATATTCAGTCGGAAGGTATTCAGGCGCGAGTGACGAATCGATAAGGTTGTAGCTCACCTCGCCGACCTGAGCACTGAATCTCGAGTCTCGAACTCTGGATAGGGCGCACCACACATGAGAAACTCGTGATGCGGGATGGACATCGAGCTCGAAA
The nucleotide sequence above comes from Rhodococcus sp. KBS0724. Encoded proteins:
- a CDS encoding glycosyltransferase, which gives rise to MNEPKLAIVHERFTEIAGSEHVVEQLSLTWPQAAVHVPLARPAGIPAGLSSPPVTTWVDGAYRMLGRSSYAPLMPLLPSAFRGMKLGEVDAVVVSHHAFATQAAFATDAPVIAYVHSPARWAWDPAFRAQESGGAAGAAVLAALARVARRGELKAVSRLDQVVANSTEVADRIQRWWGREAVVVHPPVDTHGFTPDFSIEREDFFLLAGRLVPYKRPDLAIRAARQAGKRLVVVGDGRWMDLCKELAAEDTVFVGRVPHDQLLDLYRRARALLMPGVEDFGIVPVEAMATGTPVIALGEGGALDTVLPGKSGVLVSPGHDTKVISGLAEAMETFEPNDFDAKIIRSWAEGFSQKAFGENMTKVVDDVLRSR